A region of Ferrimicrobium sp. DNA encodes the following proteins:
- a CDS encoding SDR family NAD(P)-dependent oxidoreductase → MLDNHGLPQHVLVIGGGSEIVRALLGRLGAASLRSVLLLGPHPQSMTQTSTELLAAYPTLVVETRHLDLADTTTLDHRISEALASVQPLDAVIMGAGWLGMQSEDEQEPAKVAHSITVNFTGPAMALTHCANRLQTQGYGLIIVLSSVAGEQVRRSNYLYGAAKAGLDGFALGLADRLHPTVQVLVVRPGFVTTVMTKGRPTPPLSTTPERVADDIIRGITQHTTIVWSPRILRPIMMIYRHLPRVLVRRIPY, encoded by the coding sequence ATGCTCGATAACCACGGGCTACCTCAACACGTGCTCGTCATCGGAGGGGGGTCCGAGATCGTACGTGCCCTCCTGGGACGACTTGGGGCCGCATCACTACGCTCGGTCCTCCTCCTTGGACCACACCCACAATCGATGACACAGACAAGTACCGAACTCCTTGCGGCCTACCCAACGCTGGTTGTCGAGACACGACACCTTGACCTTGCCGACACGACGACCCTCGATCACCGCATCAGCGAAGCACTAGCGAGTGTTCAACCCCTCGATGCCGTCATCATGGGCGCTGGCTGGCTTGGCATGCAGTCAGAGGACGAGCAGGAACCAGCTAAGGTAGCCCACTCCATCACCGTTAACTTCACTGGACCAGCGATGGCGTTGACCCATTGCGCCAATCGACTACAGACACAGGGGTACGGGCTCATCATCGTGCTCTCCTCGGTAGCGGGCGAACAGGTGCGACGCTCAAATTACCTCTACGGCGCTGCCAAGGCAGGCCTCGACGGATTTGCCCTCGGTCTCGCTGATCGCCTCCACCCAACGGTACAGGTCTTGGTCGTCCGACCAGGCTTTGTCACCACTGTGATGACCAAAGGACGGCCAACACCCCCGCTGAGTACCACACCGGAACGTGTGGCCGATGATATCATCCGTGGCATCACCCAACACACCACCATCGTATGGAGCCCCCGTATTCTGCGACCGATCATGATGATCTATCGCCATCTTCCGCGCGTCCTCGTCAGGCGTATCCCGTACTAG